Below is a genomic region from Syngnathus typhle isolate RoL2023-S1 ecotype Sweden linkage group LG3, RoL_Styp_1.0, whole genome shotgun sequence.
AAATTAGATTCAAATCAATGCAAAATGTATCAAAAGTATTTTAAGCATATATGTAATACTTGTACAAATTgctgtgtatttattttctaaaaCATAACATGATTTGATAACTTTAAACCCAACGTGTCCATAAACCATCCATTTTGATTACGTGAATAATTGCAACAAAAAGTATGTAAAATAAATCCATTCAAAAGAGTTGTATTATTTATGATAAATAAACACATTAGTCAAAATCTATGAGAATATTTGAGATTACTTATCGTCCCCTTTTGgatgaaaacatttcatttgcaaAGGGCCAAAACTTCCCAAGTAACAATTTGGTCAATTtactatatttttgttttgcccTCACTTCAAGCCATGTGGGTGTTATTTCTTCAAATTATTGACCAGCCTAAAGAGTTGAAAGAATTATcataaataatctttttttatttttcatttgagcTTCTTCTTCCATGAGTGTCTGTAATTGAACCCAACCTCAAAAACGCATGTATTTTTGTCTGTCTGGCTTTACCCTCAAAGAAAGAAGCTCTTCGAAGACAATATGATTTCCGACTTACAGCAAAGTTGCAGCAATGTTGCGTGGACCGAATCCgcacgataaaaaaaaaaacataaagctAGACATTGAAATTACACGGCTCGTTCTCCAAGACAATTGCTTGACACCAGGAATAAAACGAGACTACAGGAAACAAGGGCATGAAGGTCGGACTAGACTCGTAGTAACAACATATAGACAACACTTGGCAGTCTCGTGTGTACATTCTGCGTAACCAACATTTAATTGCTGCTGCAGTATAGTTTAGATCCGTTGTTTCTATATGAAGTGATCCACAGCTGCATCCGTATTTGAACCATATTTCATATTCAAAAACGCACACATAGCACTGTACAGCAACACATACCATAGGCCTTCCTTATATTTAGCTATGCGTCTATTGGGCCACCGCTTCTTGTTGCCaagcgctggcccgtgccagaTTTTGTCGTCCCTAAATAGTGCTTGCCCGCGGCTGTGGTGGGACGCTGTAGCACTCTAATTAAGTCTGTCGCATAATGAGCCTGACCGCTACTCCATGTCACTCGATTAGAAGCTTGCGGTGCACTCGCACTGTAGTTTGGGGTTTGTGGGAGTGGGATATGTGGGGCAAAGGGAGATGATAGCAATGGGACAACTGGCAAATTTTGATTCTGCAGAAGCAATACGCTATTAAAATCCATTCAAATTCCATCTAGGTGTTATTATTTTGGTGGTATGATTGAAAGGGCGGTCATAATGGCCATATACTGTACAGTAGAACATCTGCACTCAGGACAAACTGTTCTGGAACACTGCTTAGCCTTCCATCTGTTTAAAGGAAGATGTACAGATTGAGGATGATACAATTTCTCAGAGGATATATAGAATATGAAACTACTTCAGGTTCAAACCGTCACTGTCTTCAAACACGTGTTGACTGTAAGGAAATGTTGAAATACGACTTGTGAGCCGCTGTTAATAATGAACTTGAAATGTTTGCTGAAGATGTATTTGATCTTTGTGAGCAATtcatttttcttgtattttttgctttttccattatttgacTGTTGATACCTTACAGTCGCTAAAAAATGTAGCTTTTAGAAATAAAGCCCCCTTCCTTGATTTTAATGGGCCTAATTACGCTACTGCAATTTAATGTTGCTCTTTATGATCATACTTGAtctaagattattttttttgtggcacTTAATGTAACGATTGACCCAGGGCAATGTGATCAACTATAGCCTGTATTGCAATAGGctatcatcttcatcatcaattATTATCCTCAACATCAATCATATGGGACAGGGAGCATTTTGTGGAGATTCTCAGTGAGTATATGAAATGATTATGTAACTTTAAGTGCCATTTGATGAAAACACTTGAGGAATTCCAGCCTGAAGCAGGCCAGGAACTTTTGGGGTTGAGGGAGAGTGTGCGTTGGGGTGAATTCTTGGAGTGGGTCCCGGGCTAGAGTGGGAGTTTTTGTGGCAACCTCCCTTGACAAGTGCAAGAGGAGATGTTGACATATGATTCTCCAGCCAATCAGGTCTCCTCACTGTCTGAATCCCATCGGGGACAAGAGTATATAATGGAGTTCGTTTCAGGAGGATGGAAGCAGAACCTACGAGCTGATCTGAAGGACCAACTGATCAAGTCAAACTTCAACTTCAAGACAACATGAAGACTCTGAGCCTCCTCGCCATCTGTGCTCTCCTCTCAGCATGCTGGGCCACAGGAGGTAAGGAGCGTTCTGGAACATCACCGTCCGTGCTTGGGAGAAACTTTGCTCATAACTTCTATTTTGTGTTCTTTCAACAGTTGTGGAACACGACGGTGACTCTGACCACTCAGACGCCGCCGATCTCGCCGCTGTCGTGGTCGATGATGCCGGAGACAACGGAGATGCCGGAGACAACGGAGATGCCGGAGACAACGGAGATGCCGGAGACAACGCCGACTCTTCAGCCTCCGACTCTTCCGACTCATCCTCAGACTCGTCCGATTCGGATTCAGACTCCAATTCTGATTCCGACTCTGACTCCAATTCTGACTCCGActctgcctcttcttcttcctcctcttcttcctcctcctcttcatctgaGTCGGACAGTATTGAAGGTAAGCTGTTGATATAGTAATATAGAAAACAACTCCCAAACTGATTGAATAGtttaaactgtaaaaaaaaaaaaaaaaaaaagataattagaTTTCAACAAAATGCAGCGTGTGTGAATGCAGTGAAAGCTCTCGTAACTTTTTCTGCCTCCAAGGTTAAAAGTTGTGAGATGTATTATTTTTACCGCCTCCAAGCATTTCTTGTTCGGCTGAAAGGCTCTAAATTTCAAatgtttcacatttgaaatataCATAAAAGTTTTCCTCCTTCTAGGGACAGACGCTCAAGATTCTCACGTGGTCATGAAACGTGACGTGGCTTCCGTTTTGCTGAGGACGAGACGCCAAGCCCCTCTCTCCTTTTACCAGATGGAGCGGTATGAGTTGTTTTCCAAATGATTTCACTTCCATTCAAAGCGCATGTCATTAAGTTGGTTAGTTCCAGATCACCGCTAGTCAGTAATGCAACATCTTCATTCCATTGCAGCCTGAGAGAGGTGTGTGAGCTGAACACAGGCTGCGATGAGATGGCGGAGACGCAGGGCATCGTGGCAGCCTACACGGCCTACTACGGACCCCCTCCCTTCTAAGGGGTCCCGCTCGCCCCATCAGCTACGTTTGTCTCTCTTTCATAATACGATTGCGATCAAGAGCATCATCTCCCCTCCAACAACAGGCAGACAAACAAAACCTGGTTTGGACCACGTTGTGATTACACAAACGGAGGTCACAAAACTTTGCACAAGCGACGTCCAGAGAGGTGCACATAATGTATGCCGTAGCCCATATATGTTGAAATGATTCCTCACCCGCCCTTTGCATAACACGATGAATGGTGCTAAAAGTGTATTTGAATGATTGTATTGATATATTTATGCTATGCTTTAGCTTTAGTAATAAGCTCATAGATGTACAGTAGTGTGTGAGATGTACGTGAAATTATCTGCCATGGCTGTAACCACAAGTTGCCTCTGAATTTCaaggaaataaattattttgtttgtcCAACAATGACTTTGGTAGAAAtcctttaaaaatgattttaagGAAACCTTTTGAGCATTTTGTGTATCCTGGAGATGTCCTAGGTACTAGTATGCTCTTCGTCCTCTCTCGTCAGACATTTCAGTGCTCCAGTAGAATGGCTAGTGTGCACAACAATGGTTGGTAGTCTAGGACAACTTAGCAGCATACTAGCAGCATGTTCCTAGTTGACATCTAGTCCTACTAGTAAAGGGCTTAGTCAAGCGGGTCACAAAAGTAATATAGCAATCCTACTTGTATGTTGTTTTACTAGTCTTGA
It encodes:
- the bglapl gene encoding bone gamma-carboxyglutamate (gla) protein, like; this translates as MKTLSLLAICALLSACWATGVVEHDGDSDHSDAADLAAVVVDDAGDNGDAGDNGDAGDNGDAGDNADSSASDSSDSSSDSSDSDSDSNSDSDSDSNSDSDSASSSSSSSSSSSSSESDSIEGTDAQDSHVVMKRDVASVLLRTRRQAPLSFYQMERLREVCELNTGCDEMAETQGIVAAYTAYYGPPPF